CAGATCGATGCCGGTGACCTTGAGCTTGGTGGAGATCACCGAACCCTGGTAGCGGGCGGTGCCGAGCATGGCCAGGTGGTTGGCGCAGACCTGGGCCTGCTCGAACAGCGGTGCCACCAGGCCGTAGGCGATGCCGCGGTGGTTGGCGCATTCGCCGACGGCATAGATGCGCGGGTCGAAGGTCTGCAGGCAGTCGTCCACCAGGATGCCGCGGTTGCAGGGCAGGCCGGCTTTTTCCGCCAGTTCGGTGTTGGGACGGATGCCGGCGGCCATCACCACCAGGTCGGCGGGAATGGTGTCGCCGCTCTTGAACTGCACGGCGCAGACCCGGCCGCTGCCGTAGTCGAGCAGCTCCTCGGTCTGCTCGTTGAGGCGGAAGCGGATGCCACGGGCCTCCAGCGCCTGCTGCAGGAGCTTGCCCGCGGTCTGGTCGAGCTGGCGCTCCAGCAGCCAGTCGGCCAGGTGCACCACGGTCACGTGCATGCCGCGCTGGCGCAGGCCGTTGGCCGCCTCCAGGCCGAGCAGGCCACCGCCGATGACCACGGCGTGGCTGTGGGTGCTCGCGGTCTGCATCATCTGCTCGGTGTCGGCGATGTCGCGGTAGGCGATCACCCCCTCCAGACGGTTGCCCGGCACCGGCAGGATGAAGGGGTTGGAGCCGGTGGCGAGGATCAGCCGGTCGTATTGTGCGGTACTGCCATCGTCGGCGGTGACCAGGCGCTTCTTGCGGTCGATGGCCACCACCTTGCGCCCCAGGCGCAGGTCGATGCCGTGCTGCTGGTACCACTCGATACCGTTGAGCACGATGTCGGCGAAGCTCTGCTCGCCGGCCAGCACCGGCGACAGCAGGATGCGGTTGTAGTTGGGGTGCGGCTCGGCGCCGAACACGGTGATCTCGTACAGGTCCGGCGCGAGCCGGAGCAGCTCCTCCAGGGTTCTGACCCCGGCCATGCCGTTGCCCACCATTACCAGCTTGAGTTTGTTCATGCCGGTCCTCTCCTGCTGAAATCCCGAAAAATGGCCGGGAGCGATGCTCCGCGACGACTCGAAAGTGGCTGCCAAGGGCAGGCCATGAAACAAAAAAGGCGTCCCGCCAGTTGCCTAGCGAGGACGCCTTTGTCCAGGTCCCGATCTAGCGGGAGGGCACCGTCTTCCGCATTGAGGGCGGTGCCTTTATGTGTGTTCGAGGTGTCTTTTGCAGGCCCCGTGCCAACTCTGCAAGGCCCCTTTTTTCGAGGCTTCCAGTGCTCTTTCGTGCATCTCTCGGGGTTTTGCGCACCCGTTTAAAGCGGCGCTGCGTCGTTGTGGTGCGGCCTGGCTTCACTGGCCCCGCAGCAGACTGACCAGCAGGACCAGGTTGACCAGCAGCGAGGCCAGGGCCACGCCGCGCCAGACCTTCAGCGGCTCGCGCTCCAGCAGTGGCCGCGGGCGCCCGCCGAGGGTTTGGCGCTCGCCCTGCTCGAGGGCCAGCAGCCACTCCTCGGCGGTCTCGAAGCGTTCCTCGGGGCTGGCCGCCACCGCGCGCAGCAGGCAGTCGTCGAGCCAGGCCGGAATGTCCGGGCGGTAGCGGCTGGGGGCGGCCGGGCTGCCGAAGCGCGGGTGCTGGAAGGCCTCGATCTCGCCGTAGGGATAGTGGCCGGTGAGCAGGTGGTAGAGGGTGACGCCGGCGGCGTAGAGGTCCTGCTGGCGCTCCGGGGCGATGCCGGCGAAGGCCTCCGGGGCGATGTAGCTGGGCGTGCCGGGCAGGGCGTGCTGCTCGTCGCGCGACAGGCCGGGGCAGTAGGCCAGGCCGAAGTCGAGCAGGCGCAGCTCGCCGTCGTCGCACCAGAGCAGGTTCTCCGGCTTGATGTCGCGGTGCAGGATGTTGCGCCGGTGCAGCTGGCCCAGGGCCTTGAGCAGGCGCGGCGCCAGCTCCAGCCATTCGGCCAGGCCCAGCGGGCCGGACAGGCGCAGGTGCTCGGCCAGGGTCTGGCCGGCGTACTCGCGCTGCACGTAGTAGAGGTGCTGGCGCTGCGGCAGCGGATGGGCCTCGGCGAAGTGCCGGCCAGCCACGCGGCGCAGGAACCATTCCTCCAGCAGCAGGGCGGCCCCGGCCTGGGCCTCGTCGTGGCGGCTGGCCGGCAGGGTCTTGAGCAGCCAGCGCCGGGCCTGGGCGTCGCGCACCCGGTACACCAGCGACTGGCGCGACTCGGCCAGCAGGCGCTCGACCTGCCAGCCCTCGAAGTCCTGGCCCTCGCGCAGCTTGGGTGGCAGCGGCCACTGCTGCAGCTGCGCCAGGGTGTCGGCCAGGTCGTTGTCCGGCAGCGCCTCGACCTGCACCAGCACGGCGCTGGCGTTGTCCTGGCTGCCGGCCAGATGGGCGGCAGCGACCAGCGCCTGGCAGGCGGCGGTCGGGTCGCTCTCGTCCAGCAGCAGGCGGCGGATGCCGGCGTCGCCCAGGGTCGACCAGACGCCGTCGCTGACCAGCAGGTAGCGCTCGCCCTCGCGCAGCTCACCTTCCAGGTAGTCCACCACCAGGTGCTGGTCCAGGCCCAGTGCGCGCTTGAGCACGTGCTGCATGCCCGGCTGCTCCCACACATGGTCCTCGCTGAGGCGCTCCAGCTGGCCGTCGTGCAGGCGGTAGGCGCGGCAGTCGCCGACGTGCGCCAGGGTGAAGCGGCGGCCGCGCAGGATCAGCGCGGAAAGGGTGGTGAGCAGCGGCTGGCCGCCGCTGCCGGCCTGCAGCCAGCGGTTGTGCGCCACCAGCAGGCGCTCCAGTGACTGGGCCACGGCCCAGGTCTCAGGGGTCGAGTAGTAGTCCAGGGCCAGGGCCTGCAGGGTGGCCCGCGCGGCCAGGCCGCCGTCGGCGCACTGGCTGACGCCATCGGCCAGGGCAAACAGGAAGCCCTTGCTGGCGGCCAGGGCGGGCGCCGGGGTGACCACGCGGATGGCGTCCTGGTTTTCCGTGCGCGGGCCGGTGGCGGTGGCTTCGCCGAAGCTCAGTTGCAGGGCCATGCGGGCTCTCTCGTGCGAAGGGCGCCGAAAGGCGCCCGAAGTAGTCAAGTCGGTTGAGACAAAGGCCGGGCCGCTCAGGGCTCCAAGGAGTGTCGCCACTCCACCTTTCCTGACCAGTGCGGGAGCCTCGCCCGGCCCCGCCTTTGTCGCAACCGTCCTGTGAGAACGCCGGGCGCACTGGGCGCCCGGCATGGATGGCTCAGACGCGGGCGGCGGTGACGGCCGCGCTGCCCCAGGTGGTGCGCCAGCGCAGCTTGACGCCGTGCAGGCCGAACCAGGCCAGCACGCCGAGGCTGGCGAACAGCCACAGGCCCAGCTGGTAGTCGCCGGTGGACTGCTTGATCGCGCCGAGGCCTGCGGTCAGGCAGAAGCCGCCGATGCCGCCGGCCATGCCGATCAGCCCGGTCATCACGCCGATCTCCTTGCGGAAGCGCTGCGGTACCAGCTGGAACACCGCGCCGTTGCCGGCGCCCAGGCTGAGCATGGCGACCACGAACAGGCCCAGGGCGGCGTAGGCGCTGGGCAGGTTGAAACCGACCGCGGCGATGCAGATGGAGGCGCAGGTGTACATCACCAGCAGCGAGCGGATGCCGCCGATGCGGTCGGCCAGGGCGCCACCCAGCGGGCGCATCAGGCTGCCGGCGAATACGCAGGCGGCGGTGTAGTAGCCGGCCTTGACCGGATCGAAGCCGTACTGGTCGTGGAAGTAGCCGGGCAGGGTGCTGGCCAGGCCGAGGAAGCCGCCGAAGGTGATGCTGTAGAAGAACATGAACCACCAGCTGTCGCGGTCACCGAGGGCCTTGAGGTAGTCGGCCATGGCCTTGGGCGCCGGGCGCTCGGGAGCGTTCTTGGCCACGCCGGCGAAGATGATCAGGGTCAGCACCAGCGGGATCAGCGCCAGGCCGAACACGTTGCCCCAGCCGAAGGCGGCGGCCAGGCCCGGGGCGAACAGCGCGGTGAGCACGGTGCCGGAGTTGCCGGCGCCGGCGATGCCCATGGCCTTGCCCTGGTGCTGCGGCGGGTACCACTGCGAGGCCAGCGGCAGGGCGACGGCGAAGGAGGCGCCGGCGAAGCCGAGGAACAGGCCGAGCAGCAGCGCCTGCTCGTAGCTGTGGATGCCGTGCTGCCAGGCTACCGCCAGGGCGGCGATGACGATCACCTGGCCGACCAGGCCGGCGGTCTTCGGCGAAGTGCGATCGGCCAGCAGGCCCATCAGGAAGCGCAGCACGGCGCCGGCCAGGATCGGCGTGGCGACCATCATGGCGCGTTGCTGGGTGGTCAGGCCCAGGTCGCTGGCGATCTGCACGCCCAGCGGGCCGAGCACGTACCAGACCATGAAGCTCAGGTCGAAATAGAGGAACGCGGCGAACAGCGTCGGTGCGTGGCCGGCTTTCCAGAAACTTGTATTCATCCAACACCTCATCATCGAGTTAGAGTCCCGTCGGCGGCGCGGCGACGTGATCGTGGGCACGTCGCCTGGCCGCCGGCGGGAGAGCCCGGCGCTTGTGGCGCCCGGCCCCGTGGCCGAAGCCACAGCCAGGTTGAGAGAGTTACCGGCCGGCGTCCGGATCGCGGGCCGCCAGCCACCCCCGGGCTTTGGGGGATGAAACGCAAAAGGCGCCGCACCACTGACCGCCGGAGCGGAGGAGGTGCGACGCCTTTGTCGTATCGGGGGCAGCCGCCGTTGGATGCCTGTATCAGGGCTTGAGCAAGACTCGGGCCAATGCGCCGCGGGCGCGCCAATCAGCGGAGGGGCAGCCTCGCGCGCTGCGGCGCTGGTTCAATACGGTGCGCCGCGTGCGGGTGGCGCACCGAGTTGAGGCGGTTTCAGGGCTGGGCGGGCGGCGCCGGGAACTGCACGACCGGACCCTGGGCGGTCTGGCCCGGTGGCAGGGCGGCCGGCGCCGGCTCACCGGCCTCGCCCAGCTGGCTGACGAACCGGTGGATGCTGCGCAGGTCGTCATCCGTGAGGATGCGCAGGGCATGGTTGGGCATGGGCGGGCGGTAGTTGGCGTTGCGCGCCAGCTGCAGCCACTGCTCCTCGTCGAGCCGGGGCAGTACCAGGCGCAGGTTGCTGGCGTAGGTGGTGCCCCAGGGGCCGCTCCAGCCCAGGCGGTCGCCCAGCAGCCAGGCACTGTCCGGCACCTGGTCCGGGGCCAGCAGGTAGCCGGCGGTATGGCAGTCGTTGCAGCCGGCGATCTGCACCAGGTAGCGGCCGCGTTCCGCCGAAGGTTCGGCCTGGCCGCCCAGGGGCAGGGCGAGGGTGGCGGCCAGTATCAGGAGTCGATGGGGTGTGCGCATGTCAGGCTTCTCGGTTGGGCGCCTCTGGGCGGGCGCTAACCGTGTAAACCTAGAGCGTTCACCGACCGTTCGCCAATCTACAGCCAGTTCACCTCGGGGAACTTGGCGCTGAACTCGGCGGCCATGGGGACCACCTTGCCCTGGCCGTAGTCGAAGAACACGAAACCGGACTTGGCCAGGGCGATCAGGGTGGCGTCGGCCGGGCGGCTGATGCGGAAGATGATGTCGCCGCCATAGCGGTTGAAGTCCATCACGCCTACCTCGAACAGCAGCTGGTCGCGGGCATGGGATTCGGCGCGGTACATGGTGGCGAGGTCGGTGACTATGATGCCGGTACCGCTGTCGGAGGTTTCGCGGATGCCGTGATCGAACAGAAAACGCGCGCGGGCCTCGGAGATCATCGAGATCATGGCATCGTTGCTGAGGTGATTGGCGCCATTGATGTCGGTACTGCGCACCGTCATGTGGGTCTGGTAGCGGAACTGTTGGCGGGAAAAATCGAGCTGGAGACGGGCCATCACTGCTGCCTGCGGGGAATCGGAGCGGCCAGTCTAGCGGCTCGGGTGGAGTCTGGAGGAGGGGGTATGGACTGGGGGATGCTGGCGCAGGCCGGCCTGTGGGGTGTGCTGGCGGCCAGCAGCCTGCTGCTGGGGGCCTTGCTCGGCGTGTTCCTGCGCCTGTCGCGGCGCCTGGTGGCGGCCTTGCTGGCCTACGGCAGCGGGGTGCTGATCGCCGCGATCTGCTTCGAGCAGATTCCCGAGGCCGAGCGCCTCGGCGGCCTGGCACCGACCCTGTGGGGCATGCTCGCCGGCGGCCTGGCCTTCGTCGCCGCCAACGAGTGGCTGGAGCGCCTGGAACTGCGCCATCGCGGCCGCGAGGCCGGCGGCCAGGCGCACATGGCCGGGCTGCTGATCGCCGCCGGGGCCTTTCTCGACGGTATTCCGGAGTCGGTCGGTCTCGGCCTGGGCCTGCTCGACAGCGGTCAGGTCAGCCTGGTGATGCTGGCGGCGATCTTCCTCTCCAACCTGCCGGAGGGCCTGGCCAGCGCCGCCGGGCTGCGCGGCGAGGGGCGCAGCGTGTTCTACGTGCTGCGCCTGTGGGGTGGCATCGTGCTGCTCTCGGGCCTGGCGGCGATGGCCGGACCGGGCCTGTTCGCCAGCCTGTCACCTTACTGGCTGGCAGTGGCCCTGGGTTTTTCCGCCGGCGCGGTGCTGTGCATGCTGGTCGATGCGATGATCCCCGAGGCCTTCGCCGAAACCCATGCCATGACCGGGCTGATCACCCTGTCCGGCTTCATGACCGCGCTGGCGCTGGAGAAGCTGATCTGACCGCCGCGGTTGACTGGGGTACAATGCGCGGCGTTTTCGACCTGCCTGTGAGCCCGCCATGTCCACCCCGATCATCGTTGCCCTCGACTTCCCCTCCCGTGACGCCGCCCTGGCCCTGGCCGAGCGCCTGGACCCGCGGCTGTGCCGGGTCAAGGTCGGCAAGGAGCTGTTCACCCGCAGCGGCCCGGCGGTGGTCGAGGCACTGCAGGCCAGGGGCTTCGAGGTGTTCCTAGACCTGAAATTCCACGACATCCCCAATACCACGGCGATGGCGGTCAAGGCCGCCGCCGAGCTGGGCGTGTGGATGGTCAACGTGCACTGCTCCGGCGGCCTGCGCATGATGGCGGCCTGTCGCGAGGAGCTGGACAAGCTGGCCGGTCGCAAGCCGCTGCTGATCGGCGTGACCGTGCTGACCAGCATGGAGCAGCAGGACCTGGCTGGTATCGGCCTGGACATCGCGCCGCAGGAGCAGGTGCTGCGCCTGGCCGCGCTGGCCACCCAGGCCGGCATGGACGGCCTGGTCTGCTCGGCTCAGGAAGCACCGGCGCTCAAGGCCGCGCACCCGACCCTGCAGCTGGTCACCCCGGGCATCCGCCCGGCCGGCAGCAGTGCCGACGACCAGAAGCGCATCCTCACCCCGGCCCAGGCCCTGGCCGCCGGCTCCGATTACCTGGTGATCGGCCGCCCGATCAGCCAGGCCGCCGACCCGGCCCAGGCGCTGGCCACGATCGTCGCCGAGCTGGCCTGATCCTATCCAGACGAGTGATGGAGCGACCGGTGCTTCATCACTCCTCTGCATGACCCGGCACATGGCACCCTGATAGTGCTGCTCGCCGGCGCTCGCGCTGGCTAGACTCCGCTCATTTCCAACTCCCTGCGAGGATGCAGACATGAGCATGACCTTCTCCGGCAAAGTAGCCCTGGTAACCGGCGGTGCCGCCGGCATCGGCCGCGCCACCGCCCTGGCCTTCGCGGCCGAGGGCCTGCAGGTGGTGGTGTCCGACGTCGACGTGAGCGGCGGCGAAGGCACCGTGCAGCTGATCCGCGACGCCGGTGGCGAGGCCCTGTTCGTGCGCTGCGACGTGACCCGCGACGCCGAGGTCAAGGCACTGATGGAGCAGGTGGTGGCCGCCTACGGGCGCCTCGACTACGCCTTCAACAACGCCGGCATCGAGATCGAGAAGGGCAAGCTGGCCGAGGGCAGCGAGGCCGAGTTCGACGCCATCATGGGCGTCAACGTGAAGGGCGTGTGGCTGTGCATGAAGCACCAGCTGCCGCTGCTGCTGGCCCAGGGCGGCGGTGCCATCGTCAACACCGCCTCGGTGGCCGGTCTCGGCGCCGCGCCGAAGATGAGCATCTACGCCGCCTCCAAGCACGCGGTGATCGGCCTGACCAAGTCGGCCGCCGTCGAGTACGCGAAGAAGAAGATCCGCGTCAACGCCGTGTGCCCGGCGGTGATCGACACCGACATGTGGCGCCGTGCCGCCGAGGCCGACCCGAAGAAGGCCGAGTTCGTCGCCGGCATGCACCCGGTCGGGCGTATCGGCAAGGTCGAGGAGATCGCCGCCGCGGTGCTTTACCTGTGCTGTGACGCGGCCGGCTTCACCACCGGCCACGCGCTGGCGGTGGATGGCGGGGCCACCGCGATCTGACAGGAAGGGCGCCGCAAGGCGCCCTTTTTGCATTCTGTTACGACCAGTAGTTCCTTTGGCTTAAAAAGCCAGTTACAAGGCTTGGCCGGCTCGTCAAGAATCGCTGGCCGGCGGCCTGGCGGTCGGTGTCTGCATTCGAGCGCGAGTGTCAGAGCCTGTCAGGCGAGCCGTTGCGACCCGTCGTGGCAGGACTACGACGAGAAGCAGCAACGACCCATGGCGCGGCCTGGCGCCCAAACGGATTTTTGCAACAGGCCAATGACTGTTCCGGAGAACAACAAGAATGACCGCAAGTGCCTTGAATACCCTGTTCCTGCCCATCGCCCTGGGCATCATCATGCTCGGGCTGGGGCTGTCGCTGACCCTGGCGGACTTCGCCCGGGTGGTGAAGTTTCCCAAGCCGGTGCTGATCGGCCTGGGCTGCCAGCTGCTCCTGCTGCCGCTGGTGTGCTTCTTCATCGCCAAGGGCTTCGGCCTGGCGCCGGCCCTGGCGGTCGGCCTGATGCTGCTGGCGGCCTCGCCCGGCGGCACCTCGGCCAACCTCTACAGCCACCTGGCGCATGGCGACGTGGCGCTGAACATCACCCTGACCGCGGTGAACTCGGTGGTGGCCATCCTCACCATGCCGTTCATCGTCAACCTGTCGCTGGCCTACTTCATGGAAGGCGACCAGGCCATCCCCCTGCAGTTCGCCAAGGTGCTGCAGGTATTCGCCATCGTCCTCGGCCCGGTGGCCATCGGCATGGTCATCCGCAAGCTGGCGCCGGGCTTCGCCAATGTCATGGAGAAGCCGGTGAAGATCATCTCCGCGCTGTTCCTGGTGCTGGTGGTGGTGCTGGCCTTCATCAAGGACTGGAATACGGTGGTCGACTACGCCCCGGTGGTGGGCCTGGCCGCGCTGCTGTTCAACCTGATCAGCCTGGCCGTGGGCTACGGCGTGCCGCGCCTGATGAATCTGCCGCGCCGCCAGGCGGTGGCCATCGGCATGGAGATCGGCATCCACAACGGCACCCTGGCGATTGCCCTGGCGCTCAGCCCGATGCTGCTGAACAACCCCACCATGGCGATTCCGGCGGCCATCTACAGCTTCATCATGTTCTTCACCGCCGCCGCCTTCGGCTGGTGGGTCAACTTCGCCCATGGGAAGGAGCTGGCGGCCGAGGAGGCCGAGGCGGCCTGAGTTTGCACCGCAACAAAAAAGCCCGGGACCTGCCCGGGCTTTTTTCTGGGCGATCGGCTCAGCGCCGGCGCCAGTTGAGGATCAGCAGGGTCACGGCACCGCCGACCAGGCCCCAGAAGGCCGAGCCGATGCCCAGCAGGGTCATGCCCGAGGCGGTGATCATGAAGGTGACCAGCGCGGCGTCGCGCTCGGCCGGCGCCTGCATGGCCTGGGCCAGGCCGTTGCCGATCGAGCCGAGCAGGGCCAGGGCGGCGATGGACAGCACCAGGGCGCTGGGCAGGGCGATGAACAGGGCGGCCAGGGTAGCGGCGAAGATGCCGGCGAGGCCGCAGAACACGCCATTCCACAGCGCCGCGGTATAGCGCTTGCGCTTGTCCGCATGGGCCTCGGCGCCGGTACAGATGGCGGCGCTGATGGCGGCCAGGTTGATACCGTGGGAGCCGAAGGGCGCCAGCAGCAGCGAGGCGATGCCGGTGGTGGCGATCAGCGGCGAGGGTGGCACCTCGTAGCCGTCGGCGCGCAGCACGGCGAGGCCGGGGATGTTCTGCGAGGCCATGGCCACCACGAACAGCGGGATGCCGATGCTGATCGCCGCGTTCAGGGAGAAGCTCGGCGTGGTCCACACCGGTACCGCCAGCTCCAGCTTGAACTGGCTGAAATCTAGCAGGCCCTGCGCTGCCGCCGTCACGCCGCCCACCAGCAGCGCGGCGAGCACCGCATAGCGTGGCGCCAGGCGCTTGCCGAACAGGAAGGTGAAGAACATCGCCAGCACCAGAACGGTACTGGTCGGCGCGGCGACGAAGATCTCGCTGCCGATGCGGAACAGGATGCCGGCCAGCAGCGCCGCCGCCAGCGAGGCGGGCAGGTGGCGCATGACCCGCTCGAAGGCGCCGGACAGGCCCAGCAGGCTGAGCAGCAGGGCGCAGACCACGAAGGCGCCGATCGCCTCCGGGTAGCTCACCCCCGGCATGCTGGTGATCAACAGGGCGGCGCCCGGCGTCGACCAGGCCACCACCACCGGCGCGCGGTAGCGCAGCGACAGGCCGATGGTGCAGATGCCCATGCCGATCGACAGTGCCCACAGCCAGGAGGAGATCTGCGCGGCGCTCAGGCCGGCGGCCTGGCCGGCCTGGAACATCAGCGCCAGCGAGCTGGTATAGCCGGTGAGGGCGGCGACGAAGCCAGCGACCACGGCGGAGGGGGCGGAGTCGGCCAGCGGGCGCAGGCGGGTGGAGGTGTCCATGGCTTCCAGGGTCATCACAGGCTTCCCTTGACGTCGATCAGGATAGGGTAGAGCGAGGCCACCAGCAGCAGCGCCATGCCGATATTGAAGACGCGCAGCACGCGCGGGCGGTCCAGCCAGCGCCGCAGCAGGCTGCCGGCCACCGTCCACAGGCCGACGCTGGGGCAGTTGACCAGGGCGAACAGGGCGGCGATCAGCAGCACGTTGAGCAGGAAGCCCTCCTGCGGCGTGTAGGTGGTGATGGCGCCGATGGCCATGATCCAGGCCTTGGGATTGACCCACTGGAAGGCCGCCGCCTGGAGGAAGGTGAAGGGCTTGCCGGTGGTCTTGCCGTCGGCATCTGGCGCGCCGCTGCCGGCGATCTTCCAGGCCAGGTACAGCAGGTAGGCGGCGCCGGCGTAGCGCAGCGCCGTGTACAGCGGCGGGAACTGCTCGAACAGCTGGCCGAGGCCCAGGCCCACGGCGGCCACCAGCAGCATGAAGCCCAGGCTGATGCCGAGCATGTGCGGCAGGCTGCGGCGCACGCCGAAGTTCACGCCCGAGGCCAGCAGCATCATGTTGTTGGGGCCCGGTGTCACCGAGGTGACGAAGGCGAAGAGGACGAAGGCGAGCAGCAGTTCCGAGGTCATGGTGGTTCTCCGTGGATGCTGGCAGCCTATGCGCAGCTCACCCGGGCGTCGCGGTACAGCGGCTCCGACAATCGTCGGTACAGTTTCAGAGAGGCGTTGGGGTGAGCGAGACTGTTCCCATTACACAAGGAAATCGCCATGGATCAGCACAATCCCTACGCGGCGCCACAGGTGGAGCTGGTGGAGGCCCGGGTGCCGCCACAGCTGCCGGGCTGGAGCGCGGGGCAGCTGCGGGTGCTCGGCTGGCTCAGTCTGGCGACCGCGTTGGCCACGGGCGCCGCACTGGTCGCGGCTTTTCTCTCGGCCTCCGAGCAGGCCACTGCCGCCGCCAGGGTCGGGGAGTGGCTGGGCACCCTGTCGACCCTGCTGGGCTGTTACCTGCTGCTGCGTTTCAAGGCGTTTCTCGAGCAGCGCTTTGCCGCCGGGAAGCTTGCCGCCCCGGTCTATCTGATTATCCTCAGCAGCCTGCTGAGCGAGGGACTGCACTGGGTGTGGGGCGATGCCATCTTCGCCCGTCTCGACTGGCCGACCCTGAGCTACTTTGGCCTGCTCGCGCTGATGGGGCTGGCAACGCTCTGGCTGGGCATCGTGTTGCTGAAGGTGAGGGACCCTTACCCCGTGCTGCGGGTCATGGCCTGGCTGGAGGTGGTCGGCGGCATCATGGCCGCCAGCGTGATCCTGATAGTGCTGGCCTTCATTCCGCTGCTGGCGGGCACAGTCGCCTCGGCCCTGGTGTTCTTCCGCGGCGCCCGCGAACTGGAGGGGCAAGGCAACGCCTGAACCTCAGGCTTCTGCGCCGCCCTGGCGGGCCTTGCTCAGCGCCTGGTTGACCTCAAGCCAGGCCTGCAGCGCCGGCTCGCCGACTTCTTCCAGCACCCGCTGCAGCAGCAGGGTCTGCTCGCGGCGCAGGGCCTGCTCCAGGCGCGCGCCCTCGGCGGTGAGGCCGAGCTGGCGTTTGCGCTTGTCCTCGGTCGCCGCCACGCTTTCTACCAGGCGCATCTCCTGCAGTTGGCGCAGGGGGATGTTCAGCGCCTGCTTGCTCACGCCGAGGTAGGCGAGCAGCTGGCTGACGCTGAGCCCCGGCTGGCGGGCGATGAAGAACAGGATGCGGTGGTGCACGCGCGACAGGCCGCGCCTGGCCAGCATTTCGTCGGGCTTGGCGGTGAAGGCCTGGTAGCCGAAGAAGAAGGTCGCCATGGCGGTCTGCTGGGCGGTGGCTTTTTTCAGGTCAAGCATATTGACGTATCCATTCCGGTCGTCGTAGTTTCGGTCAAACAGTTTGACCCAATTTTCCCTGCCTGTGCTACCGGTGATCTCCATGGCCTTCTCCGAACGCGTTGCCCGCCTGAAAAGCTCCCTGATCCGCGAAATCCTCGCTGCGGCGCAGCGTCCGGAGGTGATGTCCTTCGCCGGCGGCCTGCCGGCCGAGCCGATGTTGCCGCAGGTGGACTGGAGCGAGATGCCGGCCTCGCTCGGTCAGTACGGCATGAGCGAGGGCGAGCCGGCGCTGCGCGAGGCGGTGGCCGCCGAGGCGCGCAAGCTGGGCGTACCCTGTGAGGCCAGCCAGGTGCTGATCACCTGCGGCTCGCAGCAGACCCTGGACCTGGCCAGCAAGCTGTTCATCGATCCGGGTACGGAAATTCTCGTTGAGGCGCCGACCTACCTGGCCGCGCTGCAGTCCTTCCAGCTGTTCGGTGCCGACTGCATCACCGT
This DNA window, taken from Pseudomonas alcaligenes, encodes the following:
- a CDS encoding protein kinase; translated protein: MALQLSFGEATATGPRTENQDAIRVVTPAPALAASKGFLFALADGVSQCADGGLAARATLQALALDYYSTPETWAVAQSLERLLVAHNRWLQAGSGGQPLLTTLSALILRGRRFTLAHVGDCRAYRLHDGQLERLSEDHVWEQPGMQHVLKRALGLDQHLVVDYLEGELREGERYLLVSDGVWSTLGDAGIRRLLLDESDPTAACQALVAAAHLAGSQDNASAVLVQVEALPDNDLADTLAQLQQWPLPPKLREGQDFEGWQVERLLAESRQSLVYRVRDAQARRWLLKTLPASRHDEAQAGAALLLEEWFLRRVAGRHFAEAHPLPQRQHLYYVQREYAGQTLAEHLRLSGPLGLAEWLELAPRLLKALGQLHRRNILHRDIKPENLLWCDDGELRLLDFGLAYCPGLSRDEQHALPGTPSYIAPEAFAGIAPERQQDLYAAGVTLYHLLTGHYPYGEIEAFQHPRFGSPAAPSRYRPDIPAWLDDCLLRAVAASPEERFETAEEWLLALEQGERQTLGGRPRPLLEREPLKVWRGVALASLLVNLVLLVSLLRGQ
- a CDS encoding nitrate/nitrite transporter, which gives rise to MNTSFWKAGHAPTLFAAFLYFDLSFMVWYVLGPLGVQIASDLGLTTQQRAMMVATPILAGAVLRFLMGLLADRTSPKTAGLVGQVIVIAALAVAWQHGIHSYEQALLLGLFLGFAGASFAVALPLASQWYPPQHQGKAMGIAGAGNSGTVLTALFAPGLAAAFGWGNVFGLALIPLVLTLIIFAGVAKNAPERPAPKAMADYLKALGDRDSWWFMFFYSITFGGFLGLASTLPGYFHDQYGFDPVKAGYYTAACVFAGSLMRPLGGALADRIGGIRSLLVMYTCASICIAAVGFNLPSAYAALGLFVVAMLSLGAGNGAVFQLVPQRFRKEIGVMTGLIGMAGGIGGFCLTAGLGAIKQSTGDYQLGLWLFASLGVLAWFGLHGVKLRWRTTWGSAAVTAARV
- a CDS encoding cytochrome C, whose product is MRTPHRLLILAATLALPLGGQAEPSAERGRYLVQIAGCNDCHTAGYLLAPDQVPDSAWLLGDRLGWSGPWGTTYASNLRLVLPRLDEEQWLQLARNANYRPPMPNHALRILTDDDLRSIHRFVSQLGEAGEPAPAALPPGQTAQGPVVQFPAPPAQP
- a CDS encoding thioesterase family protein, translated to MARLQLDFSRQQFRYQTHMTVRSTDINGANHLSNDAMISMISEARARFLFDHGIRETSDSGTGIIVTDLATMYRAESHARDQLLFEVGVMDFNRYGGDIIFRISRPADATLIALAKSGFVFFDYGQGKVVPMAAEFSAKFPEVNWL
- a CDS encoding ZIP family metal transporter, with amino-acid sequence MDWGMLAQAGLWGVLAASSLLLGALLGVFLRLSRRLVAALLAYGSGVLIAAICFEQIPEAERLGGLAPTLWGMLAGGLAFVAANEWLERLELRHRGREAGGQAHMAGLLIAAGAFLDGIPESVGLGLGLLDSGQVSLVMLAAIFLSNLPEGLASAAGLRGEGRSVFYVLRLWGGIVLLSGLAAMAGPGLFASLSPYWLAVALGFSAGAVLCMLVDAMIPEAFAETHAMTGLITLSGFMTALALEKLI
- the pyrF gene encoding orotidine-5'-phosphate decarboxylase, coding for MSTPIIVALDFPSRDAALALAERLDPRLCRVKVGKELFTRSGPAVVEALQARGFEVFLDLKFHDIPNTTAMAVKAAAELGVWMVNVHCSGGLRMMAACREELDKLAGRKPLLIGVTVLTSMEQQDLAGIGLDIAPQEQVLRLAALATQAGMDGLVCSAQEAPALKAAHPTLQLVTPGIRPAGSSADDQKRILTPAQALAAGSDYLVIGRPISQAADPAQALATIVAELA
- a CDS encoding SDR family oxidoreductase; amino-acid sequence: MSMTFSGKVALVTGGAAGIGRATALAFAAEGLQVVVSDVDVSGGEGTVQLIRDAGGEALFVRCDVTRDAEVKALMEQVVAAYGRLDYAFNNAGIEIEKGKLAEGSEAEFDAIMGVNVKGVWLCMKHQLPLLLAQGGGAIVNTASVAGLGAAPKMSIYAASKHAVIGLTKSAAVEYAKKKIRVNAVCPAVIDTDMWRRAAEADPKKAEFVAGMHPVGRIGKVEEIAAAVLYLCCDAAGFTTGHALAVDGGATAI
- a CDS encoding bile acid:sodium symporter family protein, producing the protein MTASALNTLFLPIALGIIMLGLGLSLTLADFARVVKFPKPVLIGLGCQLLLLPLVCFFIAKGFGLAPALAVGLMLLAASPGGTSANLYSHLAHGDVALNITLTAVNSVVAILTMPFIVNLSLAYFMEGDQAIPLQFAKVLQVFAIVLGPVAIGMVIRKLAPGFANVMEKPVKIISALFLVLVVVLAFIKDWNTVVDYAPVVGLAALLFNLISLAVGYGVPRLMNLPRRQAVAIGMEIGIHNGTLAIALALSPMLLNNPTMAIPAAIYSFIMFFTAAAFGWWVNFAHGKELAAEEAEAA